From Gopherus flavomarginatus isolate rGopFla2 chromosome 7, rGopFla2.mat.asm, whole genome shotgun sequence, the proteins below share one genomic window:
- the LOC127055630 gene encoding myb/SANT-like DNA-binding domain-containing protein 2 encodes MQSPPSQEITQSWIHRRPLACSKWEVFDLSACWGDESVMAEVHSKKRNANKYAKVSKAMTERGYSRDTEQCRPKIKEPRQVYQNAREGNGCSGSQAHTFRSYRELHAIMGGDTTTTSPLSMDTCKGGVAWSEEDELLEDKEEEEEKEEDSAQAASGESVIPPSQELFLTLEPIAFPHSQGGLPNHDPEEGTSAGANVSTRPLSTPSQRLVQMRRQKK; translated from the exons atgcagagtccaccatcacaagagatcacgcaGTCCTGGATTCACAGACGACCTCTAGCATGTTCCAAATGGGAGGTATTTGATCTCAGTGCAtgttggggagatgaatctgttatggcagaagtacattccaaaaaaaggaacgcaAATAAGTATGCTAAAGTCTCCAAGGCCATGacagaaagaggctactccagggacacagagcagtgtcgtcCAAAAATCAAGGAGCCCAGGCAAGTATACCAAAATGCCAGGGAGGGGAACGGGTGCTCTGGGTCACAGGCCCATACATTCCGCTCCTAccgtgagctgcatgcaattatgggaGGTGACACCACCACTACctcaccactgtccatggacacttGCAAGGGAGGAGTTGCATGGAGTGAGGAGGATGAATTATTGGAggacaaagaggaggaggaagagaaggaggaagacagtgcacaggcagcaagtggggaatccgttatcccccctagccaggaactattcttaacACTGGAGCCAATAGCCTTCCCACACTCCCAAGGCGGGCTCCCGAACCATGATCCTgaagaaggtacttctg caggtgcaaatgtttcaactcggcccctatctactccgtcccagaggctggtccagatgaGAAGGCAGAAAAAATGA